AAAATAACCTCCGGATTGAATCGCACAAATGGCTCGGCAGCAGTAGCAGATAATCTGTTGTAGTCCAAGAGCTGCGCGCCGCCACTAATGCAGGAATCGGCGGCGCTGGCAGCCTTTATATAATTGCTCATACTTAGGTGGACACGGGAAAGCAGTGCAAAGGCAGCTACCCGGCTAGGCCGGGTTTTGTACTCCACCTGTGACTGGAGTAGCTGGCTGGCCGATTCCAGGTCATTGATGATGGTACCGTAGGTTTGTTCGACACTTGATCTGGTCGACACTTCATTGATATCTGCGGTCAGGCGGATCGGTATTCCGGCATCCTTTGAAGCGGAGGACTGGTCATATGCCAGGGCAAACTCCTGGGCTATCATAAAAAAAGCAAAAGCCCGATAAAAGAGAGCGGTCCCCTTGATCTGCTTCCAGGCAGTAAGCTGGTTCACGGGAGGATCTATATTCCGCAGCGTTTCCAGTACCACATTGGCTTTAAATACCACCTTGAAAGCAGTGCTCCAGTCTTTATCATTGCTCACATCTCTAAACCATACATAATTCTCTTTATCTGTAACTACGGCGAGGCTTGCCCAGGTATTATAGGAAAGATAATAGTTATCTGCGGCTACCTCCCCTGCGACAGGCCATGAAAGATTCATGGTGCCTACGTCATCCAACATCGCCTGAAGGTCTTGAAGGGAAGCTGGTACCACCATTTTTTTATCCGGCTTTGCATCAAGGTATTTACGGCAGGCGTTCAGTGATAATAAGATTGTCAGTGGAAGGCATACTGCTACGATCAGTTTAGAATATCTCATATTATTCTTTTTAAGAGGTTAGAAAGTGCCCTTGATTCCAAAGGAAATACTGCGGGGAGGTATCACAGCGCCGTATTCCGGATCAAGGCCATGTTTTTTAGCTCTGTATATGGTAGCGATGTTTTCTATGTACAGATAACATTGGAGCTGACTAAATACAGGGTTGTGCCTACTCTGCGGTGTAACGGTATATTGCAGGCTGATATCCTTCCACCGGATCATGTCGGCTCTCTCTACCAGCGCCGCAGACTGTAGATAGAATTGATCCCGGTAGAAATCTGCCGGATATATCATTGCTGGCACGTTCGTCGTTTTTTCATCACCTGGTTGTTTCCATCGGAGGGCGTAATCACTGTGACCGGTCCAGTTTTGATACAGTGCAGAATAATTTATGGAGTTTCTAAGAAAGTAATGCCCCATCTTAAAAAGGATATTGGTGCTTAAAGTCCATCCTGCATAAGATATGCTTGGCCTGAAGGCTCCGTAGAACGGAGGAAGCGCCCTGCCAGAGTAAACAAGATCACTCAGTAATGATTTGCTGGCGATGGCATAATAATCTTTACTTACGTTTCCATTTAGCCACCCTTGTGGGTTTCCGTGATCATCCAGCCCCTCCCAGCGATAGCTTAGTATAGCATCGGTGGGCCGACCCTCCAGCGGATTGACCCCACTGCCAATATAGCTGCTCGCCTTCGTGTACTTGTACAGATACCTAGTGATCTTGTTGGTGTTATAGCTTAACAGTAAAGTGGCATCCAGCTTTATTTTCCTGTCTATTATCCGGCTTTGTAAATTGATATCCATGCCCTGCCCCTCAATAGCAGCGGAGTTCTTGGAGATATTGGTTACGCCTGTGGTGGGATCAAGAGGGGTAACGCCGATCAGGTCCGTACTCTTTTTCGTATATACGTCCACGCTGCCGGAAAGTGCATTTCCACGTAGCCGGAAATCCAGCCCTATGTTTAGTGTACCTGTCTTTTCCCATTGCAGGCTGGGATTAGGCGCTGCGGCGATGGTTGCGAATGGCTGATTAATGTAAAAATTACTACCTGCGGCACCGTAGCTTATAATGGTAAGGGCGGAAAGCCGGCTGCTCGTATTGCCATTATAACCATAAGTGATGCGGGCAGCAAGCATCGGTAGCCATGATACATTAAAGAATTTTTCCTGTGAAACATTCCATCGTAGACCGCTTGACCAAAGCGGCACACCTTTCTGATTGGTCCTCACACCGAAAAGGTTGCTGGCATCCTTCCTGGCGCTTACAGACAGTATATACCGATTGTCAAACGTGTACGAGGCATTGGCGTAATAGGATATATACCGGAGTAATATATCTCCAAAGTCCAGCGGATCAGGAACACGCTGGCTCCCTGCCAAATTGAGATACGTTGGGAGATAATCAACATAGTTAACGTTGCTGAAGGTGAGCAGATCAGGATCATACCCGTAGGTGCGGCGCATATCGTTGCTAGTTCGGGCCTGCTTCACTTCTATGCCTGCGAGTGCGGTCAGCTCGTGTCGGTCATTCCAACGTTGGTTATAATTTAGCTGGCCCCTTCCGGAATGTACGGTGAGATCATTGGCCCCTTGATCCAGTATACCACCGCGAGGGATTCCATATAATACCTGCCCGTTTTCTGCTATCTGTGAATATAAGTTTATAAGATTACGGGCGTAGTATGTATCACTGTTGTACAGGTTCCACGTAGAACCTGTCTGATGTTCATACTGGTAGCGTAGTTCCGCAGTCAATGCAGAAGTAATGGAATACCTGGCTCCCAGGTTAAACCTGTAGTTATGAATATCAGTGTGATTGTCTGCCTGCTGCACTTCCTGAAGCGGATAGTACCTCCAGTCTAGCAGCATTCTTGCCCCGGCTGTATCTGTAAACGATGCTCTGTAATCCTTTACCAGCGGTAAAGGGACGCCGTTATTATCCGCAAGCGCCGCGTAAGGGTAATAACGGAATTTGCCGCCACCAGGAGAAAGCATGTCCGGCCCTGGATTGTTGTTAGTGGTTCTACTAAAGCCGTAAAGCAGGCCCACTTGCATTTCAAGGCTTTTCGCCAGCCGGAAAGAGTTCTCCGAACGGAGCGTGATTCTTTGGGAGCCATTGCGGATAAGGCTATTCTGCTGGTCATCAAAGCCGGCACTGAAAAAGTAATGTACGCCCGGAGTACCGCCACTAAGATTTACGGAGTGCTGCTGGCTGACAGCAGTCCGGTACAGATATTTCCTGTAATCATCCCGTATATCATGCTGTCGGAGCGCTGCAATCTGTTCGGCTGCCTGCCCATGCCCAATTAATCCGGTCTTTTCTTTTTGTAGTATTTCCACAACCGGCGATAATGGGGGCCGGTTATAGGTATTGTTGATATCACTGTTATAGAATCCTTCTTTAAACAGCTTCATTTCCATATCGATAAAATCCCCGGAGGACATGGCGTTGTCCTTAAAAAGATCAGGTTTATCCGTTACTGTTATATTGGTAGAGGCTTCCACCTTCAGCGGCTGGTTATATCTGCCTTTCCGCGTGGTGATCACCACCACACCGTTGCCGGCCTGGGCTCCCCAAATTGAAGCGGCTGCGGCATCTTTGAGCAGCGTTACACTCTCAATATCGGTTGGGTTTATCTGTCCTATGTCGCCGTCAAACGGGAAATTATCGACCACGAGTAACGGCGCATTGTTGGCAAATAATGTACTACGTCCCCTTACAAGTAGCTGCCGGTCTTTGTTACGATTATCAAAAAGTACGGAGGTCGTGCCTTCCAGGCGAGAAAGAAGATCCATTCCTGGCCTCCGGGATAATACCGTCTGGTCCACTTTTTCAAAGGCACCGGTAGCCCTTTCACGTGGCAATGACTGGTATCCTGTAGAAACTACCACCTCTTGTAGACCTGTTTGTACCGGGGAAAGATAAACGACCAGGTTAGGTGCTCTTCCTGCGGCGTCAGCGGCGGAAATGCTCATGGGCGTGTAGCCTACAAAAGAAATATATAGGCTATCAGCATTTACATAGATAATCTGGAACTGGCCGTTAGCGGCGGTATGTGTAAGATGTGGCGCTTTTTTATAACGCACCGTCGCACCAGGAAGCGGCTTGCTGGTGCCTGTTTCCATGACATAACCGATAATCGGTCCTCTAGTCGTTTGCCGTGCAGCGGCGTGCAGGCCGGAGGCAGAAATAAGTAAGATCAAGATGATGCAGCGGTATAGGCTGAATACAATGTTTCGCTTGTCTTGCATAAAACTAAGTTTTGGTGAAGGGCGGCACAGGCCCGATGGTTGGTGATTTTTACGAACCGGATTTTTCGGTTATGACGAACATTTCGAGTTCTTGTTCACTATCTTCTAATTCAAGCCCATGCTGCATTAGTGCCTTCCGCAGTGCGGATATGTCAGCATAGGGCATATTCAAGGTAAGGTCGATGTTACCGGTAAAGCCAGTCTGATCTATCACGGGTGGTAGGCCGTACATTTCGTTGAGTTTATACAGCAGGGCTGCTAGTGTTGTGTTACGTAGGAAAAGCAGGCTTCCATCGGGTCCG
The genomic region above belongs to Chitinophaga sp. 180180018-3 and contains:
- a CDS encoding SusC/RagA family TonB-linked outer membrane protein, which encodes MQDKRNIVFSLYRCIILILLISASGLHAAARQTTRGPIIGYVMETGTSKPLPGATVRYKKAPHLTHTAANGQFQIIYVNADSLYISFVGYTPMSISAADAAGRAPNLVVYLSPVQTGLQEVVVSTGYQSLPRERATGAFEKVDQTVLSRRPGMDLLSRLEGTTSVLFDNRNKDRQLLVRGRSTLFANNAPLLVVDNFPFDGDIGQINPTDIESVTLLKDAAAASIWGAQAGNGVVVITTRKGRYNQPLKVEASTNITVTDKPDLFKDNAMSSGDFIDMEMKLFKEGFYNSDINNTYNRPPLSPVVEILQKEKTGLIGHGQAAEQIAALRQHDIRDDYRKYLYRTAVSQQHSVNLSGGTPGVHYFFSAGFDDQQNSLIRNGSQRITLRSENSFRLAKSLEMQVGLLYGFSRTTNNNPGPDMLSPGGGKFRYYPYAALADNNGVPLPLVKDYRASFTDTAGARMLLDWRYYPLQEVQQADNHTDIHNYRFNLGARYSITSALTAELRYQYEHQTGSTWNLYNSDTYYARNLINLYSQIAENGQVLYGIPRGGILDQGANDLTVHSGRGQLNYNQRWNDRHELTALAGIEVKQARTSNDMRRTYGYDPDLLTFSNVNYVDYLPTYLNLAGSQRVPDPLDFGDILLRYISYYANASYTFDNRYILSVSARKDASNLFGVRTNQKGVPLWSSGLRWNVSQEKFFNVSWLPMLAARITYGYNGNTSSRLSALTIISYGAAGSNFYINQPFATIAAAPNPSLQWEKTGTLNIGLDFRLRGNALSGSVDVYTKKSTDLIGVTPLDPTTGVTNISKNSAAIEGQGMDINLQSRIIDRKIKLDATLLLSYNTNKITRYLYKYTKASSYIGSGVNPLEGRPTDAILSYRWEGLDDHGNPQGWLNGNVSKDYYAIASKSLLSDLVYSGRALPPFYGAFRPSISYAGWTLSTNILFKMGHYFLRNSINYSALYQNWTGHSDYALRWKQPGDEKTTNVPAMIYPADFYRDQFYLQSAALVERADMIRWKDISLQYTVTPQSRHNPVFSQLQCYLYIENIATIYRAKKHGLDPEYGAVIPPRSISFGIKGTF
- a CDS encoding RagB/SusD family nutrient uptake outer membrane protein → MRYSKLIVAVCLPLTILLSLNACRKYLDAKPDKKMVVPASLQDLQAMLDDVGTMNLSWPVAGEVAADNYYLSYNTWASLAVVTDKENYVWFRDVSNDKDWSTAFKVVFKANVVLETLRNIDPPVNQLTAWKQIKGTALFYRAFAFFMIAQEFALAYDQSSASKDAGIPIRLTADINEVSTRSSVEQTYGTIINDLESASQLLQSQVEYKTRPSRVAAFALLSRVHLSMSNYIKAASAADSCISGGAQLLDYNRLSATAAEPFVRFNPEVIFHICANYSYCLDPAKGNVDSTLVQSYAVGDLRSQLFFRKNPNGTNSFRGNYNGSNSSQLFTGLAADEVYLTLVECSVRQGKITDALQVLNGFLQKRYVPALFHPISTTNADELLAIALQERRKQLPFRAIRWTDLRRLNKNTATATTITRKLNGETYVLRPGDLRYVLQIPNSVTSLVDMPKNPR